Genomic DNA from Desulfosporosinus sp. Sb-LF:
TTATACTGCTATTAGTGAGTCTGACGGCGCGAGTATTCCCTTCCAAAATAAAGCCCTTCCAGATATGGCCTTGGGTTTGGGAAGATGGTCCGGAATCCCAAGTTTGCAGGCGGATATTGGCTTGTGTGACGAAGTGGAATTATCTTCAACCCTAGGAACTTTAGACAAATGTGAGAAAAACATGGTAGCAGTTTTTAGTCGGGACCTATTGGTCCGTTTCCCAAATCAGTTGGTGTGTCGTACTCGGCGACAAGGAGATAAGATGTGGTTTCAGGATGTGGGACATAAATCTATAAAAAAAGTTTTCCAGGAAGAAACGATATCAGTTGATGTAAGGGATAAGCTACCTCTGATTGCGTGTGGAACAGATGTACTCTGGATTCCCGGAGTTCGTCAAAGCGATCTGTATCGGCCCAACGAGGACTCTAAAAGGATCTATTGCATTCTTCGGCCATGGGCTTTAAGCGCAATTTGAATTCGTTGTAAAACCTAGTACTGCATGGTATAATATGAAGAATTGCTTTGTAATAAAGTGGTTTGAACTAGAGAGGAGGACCCTGTTTGAAGGTCTTTAAGAATGCAACTATTTATGTACTCATAATTCTTATGGCGATTATGTTGATTAAGTGGTCGACCCCTCCCGTCAGTAAAGAGGCAGGACTGGATTACAACGCCTTTAAAAGGGCTGTTGTTGAGAATCAGGTTAAAGATGTTGCCGCTGTTGTTGAAAACAATACCATTAAGTATACGGTCACAACGAAAGACGATAAAAAACACGAGGTGATTGGGCTTGCTAGTGATCCTCAACTTACAGCGGATTTATTAGCCCATGGTCTCCCGTTAAATTTAACAACGCCTCCAGAATCTCCTTGGTGGATTGGCTTAGCTACGACATTGCTTCCGATTATCATTATTGTTGGATTATTCTTCTTTATGATGCAACAAAGTCAAGGTGGCGGAAGCCGTGTGATGCAGTTTGGAAAAAGTAAGGCTCGTCTTGTTGGGGAAGACAAGAAAAAGGTGACGTTTGCGGATGTAGCAGGTGCTGACGAGGTTAAGGAAGAACTTGAAGAAGTTGTGGAATTTCTAAAGTTCCCCAAAAAATTTAATGAATTGGGAGCGAAGATCCCTACTGGGGTTCTGCTATTTGGGCCTCCTGGAACAGGTAAAACCTTACTCGCTCGCGCTGTTTCTGGAGAAGCTGGTGTTCCATTCTTTAGCATCAGTGGCTCTGATTTTGTAGAAATGTTTGTCGGAGTTGGAGCTTCTCGAGTTCGGGATTTGTTCGAACAAGCCAAAAAGAGCGCTCCTTGCATTGTCTTTATCGATGAGATTGATGCGGTTGGACGGCAACGGGGGGCTGGCTTAGGTGGCGGACATGATGAACGTGAGCAAACTCTCAACCAACTCCTTGTGGAAATGGATGGCTTTAATGGAAACGATGGAGTTATTATTATCGCGGCTACGAATAGGGCGGATGTCCTTGACCCAGCTCTCTTGCGTCCAGGACGTTTTGACAGGCAAGTTGTTGTTGACGTTCCTGACGTTAAGGGGCGCGAGGAAATTCTTAAAGTTCATGCCAAAGGTAAGCCGTTAACGGCGGATGTTGATCTTGAAGTTATCGCAAGACGAACCTCTGGTTTCACGGGAGCGGA
This window encodes:
- the ftsH gene encoding ATP-dependent zinc metalloprotease FtsH, translating into MKVFKNATIYVLIILMAIMLIKWSTPPVSKEAGLDYNAFKRAVVENQVKDVAAVVENNTIKYTVTTKDDKKHEVIGLASDPQLTADLLAHGLPLNLTTPPESPWWIGLATTLLPIIIIVGLFFFMMQQSQGGGSRVMQFGKSKARLVGEDKKKVTFADVAGADEVKEELEEVVEFLKFPKKFNELGAKIPTGVLLFGPPGTGKTLLARAVSGEAGVPFFSISGSDFVEMFVGVGASRVRDLFEQAKKSAPCIVFIDEIDAVGRQRGAGLGGGHDEREQTLNQLLVEMDGFNGNDGVIIIAATNRADVLDPALLRPGRFDRQVVVDVPDVKGREEILKVHAKGKPLTADVDLEVIARRTSGFTGADLANLINEAALLSARRSETHIRQQAMEDSIERVIAGPEKKSRVISDFERKLVSYHEAGHALLGELLSHTDPLHKVSIIPRGRAGGYTLLLPKEDRHYMTKSQLLDQVTMLLGGRVAESVVLHEISTGASNDLERATGLVRKMITELGMSEELGPLTFGHKEEQVFLGRDISRDRSYSDAVAYAIDKEARRIIDDCYQKAQNLIRQNIGKLHAIAEALMEKETLDVKDFGALMAKFDVPADVEERTEVSVNLEKTVDGSLDTVEDKSSQGKELPRQTVEDELNKID